One genomic window of Medicago truncatula cultivar Jemalong A17 chromosome 1, MtrunA17r5.0-ANR, whole genome shotgun sequence includes the following:
- the LOC25483297 gene encoding uncharacterized protein, which produces MKREGKQHGMVRTYRILPNPTPGTRFITRFDSPPTAGLFTKVPSKPTNHSKFTGKCGTPQCFGCRLHPVSKSKNKSKGNHKHFRVMDQPNSNLIGLSATETLNNLSDFYMDDDDDDEVENVSVDNDYYVNHSSTIDETVGFRLIIEQVKEEKYEDDWCLVECCS; this is translated from the coding sequence atgaagagagagggTAAGCAACATGGTATGGTGAGGACATATCGGATTCTTCCTAACCCGACACCCGGTACACGATTCATCACCCGGTTCGATTCCCCTCCAACTGCTGGACTCTTCACAAAAGTCCCCTCCAAGCCCACCAATCATTCCAAATTCACCGGCAAATGCGGCACACCACAGTGCTTCGGATGTCGCCTCCATCCGGTCTCCAAGTCAAAGAACAAATCCAAAGGTAATCACAAGCATTTTAGGGTCATGGATCAACCTAATTCGAATCTTATTGGGTTGTCCGCGACCGAAACTTTAAACAATCTTTCTGATTTCTacatggatgatgatgatgatgatgaggtgGAAAATGTAAGCGTTGACAATGATTATTATGTCAATCATTCATCCACCATAGATGAAACAGTTGGGTTTCGGTTGATTATAGAACAagttaaagaagaaaaatatgaagacgATTGGTGTTTGGTAGAatgttgttcttga
- the LOC25483299 gene encoding pentatricopeptide repeat-containing protein At3g42630 — protein METISLSSHNNILLLKHSHSSSSSSSPQQKPHHSRNLVTTKKPIFQQPNSLLIHNDKHKHSSSSSSLPSLMLHYTQNGYFHKSQTTWEQLLNSSFHPSLHFISKLFKSYAEQHKFDHIINILHSLNSRNLTLLPQFYSLAISCFGNAGNLKLMEETINEMVSKGFRIDSKLGNEILLYYSVFGSLNEMENAYGRFKRSRFLIEENVIRAMAYGYTKKRKFYELGEFVRDVGLGRRNVGNVLWNLLLLSYAANFKMKSLQREFVRMVESGFRPDVTTFNIRAMAFSRMALFWDLHLSIEHMRSENVVPDLVTYGCVVEAYLDRKLGRNLEFVLNKMDVDDCPRLFTDPFVFEVLGKGDFHLSSEAFLEYKTQQQKWSYRILIQKYLKKHYRRNQIFWNY, from the coding sequence ATGGAAaccatttctctctcttctcataataatattctTCTTCTCAAACACTCTCactcctcatcttcatcttcatctccacAACAAAAACCCCATCATTCTCGTAACCTCGTCACTACGAAAAAACCTATTTTTCAGCAACCCAATTCATTACTCATTCACAATGATAAACACAAacactcttcttcttcttcttctttacctTCATTGATGTTACACTACACACAAAATGGTTACTTTCATAAATCACAAACCACATGGGAACAACTCCTAAACAGTTCCTTTCACCCTTctcttcatttcatttctaaATTATTCAAATCATATGCAGAACAACACAAATTTGATCATATCATCAACATTCTTCATTCACTAAATTCAAGAAATCTGACCCTTTTGCCTCAGTTTTACTCATTGGCAATCTCTTGTTTTGGAAATGCAGGAAACTTAAAATTGATGGAAGAAACAATCAATGAAATGGTTTCAAAGGGTTTTCGAATTGATTCAAAATTAGGTAATGAAATTCTTTTGTATTATAGTGTTTTTGGTAGTTTGAATGAAATGGAGAATGCTTATGGAAGGTTTAAGAGATCTAGGTTTTTGATTGAGGAAAATGTGATTAGGGCTATGGCTTATGGCTATACAAAGAAGAGAAAATTCTATGAATTGGGTGAGTTTGTTAGAGATGTTGGTTTAGGTAGGAGAAATGTAGGGAATGTTTTGTGGAATCTTTTGTTGCTTTCTTATGCTGCTAATTTTAAGATGAAGAGCTTGCAGAGAGAGTTTGTTAGGATGGTTGAATCAGGTTTTCGTCCGGATGTTACGACGTTTAATATTAGGGCTATGGCGTTTTCGAGGATGGCGCTGTTTTGGGATCTTCATCTTAGTATTGAACATATGAGgagtgaaaatgttgttcctgATTTGGTTACTTATGGTTGTGTTGTGGAGGCTTACTTGGATAGAAAGCTTGGAAGGAATTTGgagtttgttttgaataaaatggATGTGGATGATTGTCCGAGATTGTTTACAGATCCGTTTGTGTTTGAGGTTTTAGGTAAAGGTGACTTTCATTTGAGTTCGGAGGCGTTTTTGGAATACAAGACACAACAACAGAAATGGAGTTATAGGATTTTGATACAGAAATATCTTAAAAAACATTATAGGAGGAACCAGATATTTTGGAACTACTAA
- the LOC25483301 gene encoding tubulin-folding cofactor B isoform X1 → MTSSLQKIEGDESVLLRVTHSNLKSFNPDIRFSLQLTVEAVKDKLWKKCGTSVNSMHLELYDELRNKIADLSDHSKLLGFYSPFDGFRLHVVDLDPASVTSGGWLEDTSLVEKYEISEEAYNKRGADTFRKYREKLTSHAPSTVEAKTPDTDMEDICANIKVGSRCEVEPGAKRGVVKFVGQAEPLGPGFWVGVQYDEPLGKHDGMVKGVRYFQCPPSHGGIVRPEKVKVGDFPERDPFEEDEI, encoded by the exons ATGACATCGAGCTTACAGAAAATCGAAGGGGACGAGTCCGTACTATTGCGCGTTACTCATTCTAATCTCAAATCTTTCAACCCCGACATTCGCTTCTCCCTACAGCTCACAGTGGAAGCAGTCAAAGACAAGCTATGGAAAAAATGTGGTACTTCTGTCAACTCAATGCACCTCGAACTCTACGACGAACTTCGCAATAAAATCGCCGATCTCTCTGATCATTCCAAACTCCTTGGATTCTATTCTCCTTTTGATGG GTTTCGTTTGCACGTCGTTGATCTTGATCCAGCCTCTGTTACATCGGGTGGATGGTTGGAAGATACTTCTTTGGTGGAGAAATACGAAATTTCTGAAGAAGCTTATAATAAGCGAGGAG CAGACACTTTCAGAAAATATAGGGAGAAATTGACTTCGCATGCTCCATCGACTGTTGAGGCAAAG ACACCAGACACCGACATGGAAGACATCTGTGCTAATATCAAG GTAGGATCCAGATGTGAAGTTGAACCTGGGGCAAAAAGAGGTGTTGTAAAATTTGTTGGTCAGGCAGAACCACTGGGTCCTGGTTTCTGGGTTGGAGTTCAATATGATGAACCCTTGGGCAAACATGATGGCAT GGTTAAAGGAGTACGTTACTTCCAATGCCCTCCATCTCACGGGGGAATAGTTAGGCCGGAGAAAGTGAAG GTTGGTGACTTCCCTGAACGAGATCCCTTTGAAGAGGATGAAATTTGA
- the LOC25483301 gene encoding tubulin-folding cofactor B isoform X2, translating to MTSSLQKIEGDESVLLRVTHSNLKSFNPDIRFSLQLTVEAVKDKLWKKCGTSVNSMHLELYDELRNKIADLSDHSKLLGFYSPFDGFRLHVVDLDPASVTSGGWLEDTSLVEKYEISEEAYNKRGDTFRKYREKLTSHAPSTVEAKTPDTDMEDICANIKVGSRCEVEPGAKRGVVKFVGQAEPLGPGFWVGVQYDEPLGKHDGMVKGVRYFQCPPSHGGIVRPEKVKVGDFPERDPFEEDEI from the exons ATGACATCGAGCTTACAGAAAATCGAAGGGGACGAGTCCGTACTATTGCGCGTTACTCATTCTAATCTCAAATCTTTCAACCCCGACATTCGCTTCTCCCTACAGCTCACAGTGGAAGCAGTCAAAGACAAGCTATGGAAAAAATGTGGTACTTCTGTCAACTCAATGCACCTCGAACTCTACGACGAACTTCGCAATAAAATCGCCGATCTCTCTGATCATTCCAAACTCCTTGGATTCTATTCTCCTTTTGATGG GTTTCGTTTGCACGTCGTTGATCTTGATCCAGCCTCTGTTACATCGGGTGGATGGTTGGAAGATACTTCTTTGGTGGAGAAATACGAAATTTCTGAAGAAGCTTATAATAAGCGAGGAG ACACTTTCAGAAAATATAGGGAGAAATTGACTTCGCATGCTCCATCGACTGTTGAGGCAAAG ACACCAGACACCGACATGGAAGACATCTGTGCTAATATCAAG GTAGGATCCAGATGTGAAGTTGAACCTGGGGCAAAAAGAGGTGTTGTAAAATTTGTTGGTCAGGCAGAACCACTGGGTCCTGGTTTCTGGGTTGGAGTTCAATATGATGAACCCTTGGGCAAACATGATGGCAT GGTTAAAGGAGTACGTTACTTCCAATGCCCTCCATCTCACGGGGGAATAGTTAGGCCGGAGAAAGTGAAG GTTGGTGACTTCCCTGAACGAGATCCCTTTGAAGAGGATGAAATTTGA